From the Nodularia sphaerocarpa UHCC 0038 genome, the window TAAAATAACTGTTATTTCTGGGTTGATGTCAAAGGTGATGCTGCTCATTGATTTTGATATTTAAAAGTACATTAGCTATGATTTAAGTAAGTCTGAATGAATAAATTATCATGGTTTGTAGTTGCGCTTTAGCGCTAAAGCACAACTACGAGGAAAGCTTTATTTTTCAGCCATAATACAGGTAGCAACCGGATAATCTGGATGAAAAGCATCTAGTTCTTCAGTTGTCAGTTCTTCTACGGCGATTCCATGATAACTAGCGATCGCACTTGTGGGATTACCATAGATGTATAATTGCTGTTGACTATACTTCCTAAATATGTATGTAAAAGCATCTGGTAAAGGTCGCCAATAATCGGCGGGAGTAGCATGAAGTCTAATCGCACTGGGAACCATTGCAAAACATTTTCCCCCTGGTTTTAGCCAAGTGAGAATATTTTCCACAGCTATCCAAGGTGCATAACAATGTTCTAAAACATTAAAAATAATCACGGAATCAAAAGATTCTGGTTTGATGATTGATACATCATGCACATCCCCAACTACATCTACACCAGCGCCGGCTTCTATGTTGAGAATTTTATATGATGTTCCTGGATTAATTTGATAAAAATCTTTATCTTTTGGTGTTCCTCCTATTTCCAGGATATTACCGACAATCTGAGATTTAATCTCTGCCAGAAATTTGCCCAGATAGTATCTATCAACGGGTGTTCCTCTGGTTAATCCAAATGCTTGACAAATGGGAACTGCTTTTTTCAAGTCACCCCAATCGATAGAA encodes:
- a CDS encoding class I SAM-dependent methyltransferase yields the protein MTKKYIPNAFIKVENSQIYAIFAWSQRTAEIIPAQSWLTILEIFVHEHSLEKAYQIFQKIQFAALADKFIEELDKYQPLSQDAIVFLADGSLTIFGKGFRSFIEKDMQFELGELSQATYQVLPQLFSQYQLKDDLDSIQSLEDFRKLVEHLEKIGLLSPATGSIDWGDLKKAVPICQAFGLTRGTPVDRYYLGKFLAEIKSQIVGNILEIGGTPKDKDFYQINPGTSYKILNIEAGAGVDVVGDVHDVSIIKPESFDSVIIFNVLEHCYAPWIAVENILTWLKPGGKCFAMVPSAIRLHATPADYWRPLPDAFTYIFRKYSQQQLYIYGNPTSAIASYHGIAVEELTTEELDAFHPDYPVATCIMAEK